ACGCTTATCACGCAACGATGCCGACCGACGGCATCGCGCGCCTGCATGAAGTGATGCTGGAAATGGAAGCCTACGGTTTCGATCGCATCATGGCAGAGCAGCAGGCGCTGGGCGATCAGGTGCGGGCGCTGCTCGCCAGCCAGGGTTTCCCCAGCGTCGCGGCCGAGGGCTTCGGCGCGCCGGGCGTGGTGGTCAGCTATACCAGCGATCCGGATATCCAGACCGGCAAGAAATTCGTCGGTCTCGGTCTGCAGACGGCGGCTGGCGTGCCGCTGCAATGTGACGAACCGGCCGATTACCGGACGTTCCGGGTTGGCCTGTTCGGGCTGGATAAACTGCACAACATCGAGCGTACGCTGCGTCATCTGGCTGACGCATTGGTGCAAGTAAAATAATGCGACAAGAGGTGCGCACCGGCCTGGTGCGCACCAGGTTGAACCAGGCCTTGGCTTGGTGCCTCTGGCTCGGCGCATTGCCAATAATCAATGGCTTACAAGCTGGTTCATGTCTTGCTTTTAAGCTATCAGTCTATTTGCCCGGAGCAAGCCCGTGTCCATTCACGTTGCACTAAATCACGTCACTCATTACTCCTACGATCGCCTGATCAATCTCGGGCCGCAGGTCATTCGCCTGCGCCCCTGCCCGCATTCGCGGACACGCATCCTCTCCTATTCGCTGAAGGTCGGGCCGGAAAAGCACTTCATCAACTGGCAGCAGGATCCGCAGGGCAATTACCTGGCTCGCCTGGTCTTCCCGGAGAAGACCCGCGAATTCCGTGTCGAGGTCGACCTGGTCGCCGAGATGTCGGTGATCAATCCTTTCGACTTCTTCCTCGAGCCGCACGCCGAGAAGATTCCTTTCGCCTACGAGGCCGGCGAGCGCCACGAACTGGCGCCTTATCTGTACAAGGTTAACTACGGCCCCGAGTTTGACAAGTACGTGGCCGGCATTTCGCGCGAACCGCTGCGCAGCGTCGATTTCCTGGTCGCGATCAATGCCCAGGTACAGCGCGACATCGGCTACACCATCCGCATGGAACCCGGCGTCCAGACGCCGGAGGAAACGCTGACCAAGCGTTCCGGCTCCTGCCGCGACTCCGCCTGGCTGCTGGTGCAGGTGCTGCGTCACCTGGGGCTGGCGGCACGTTTCGTTTCCGGCTACCTGATCCAGTTGACCGCTGACGTCAAATCGCTGGACGGCCCGTCTGGTCCGGAAAAGGATTTCACCGATCTGCACGCGTGGACCGAGGTGTATCTGCCGGGCGCCGGCTGGATCGGCCTCGATCCGACCTCTGGCCTGTTCGCCGGGGAGGGCCATATCCCGCTTGCCTGCACGCCGGAACCCTCGTCGGCGGCGCCGATCAGTGGCGGTATCGACAAGTGCGAAACCGAATTCAGTCACCACATGGGCGTTACCCGCTTCTGGGAGGCACCGCGCGTCACCAAGCCCTACAGCGACGAACAGTGGCTGGAAATCGAAAGCCTCGGTCACAAGATCGACGGCACGCTGCAGGAACTTGACGTTCGCCTGACCCAGGGCGGCGAGCCGACCTTCGTCGCGGTCGACGATCCGGATGGCGCCGAATGGAATACCGCCGCCCTCGGTCCGACCAAGCGCATTTTCGCCGCCGACCTGTTCCATCGTCTGCGCGAGAAATACGCGCCGAACGGCCTGATGCATTTCGGCCAGGGCAAGTGGTATCCCGGCGAACAACTCCCGCGCTGGTCTCTGAACTGCTTCTGGCGCAAGGATGGCGAGCCGATCTGGAATTCGCCGGCGTTGTATGCCAATGAAAGTATCAATTACGGCGTTACCGCCGAGCAGGCCGGCCACTTCCTGCGTCGCGTTGCCGAGCGTCTTGGTGTCACCGGCGAGCATGTCTTCCCGGCCTTCGAGGACGTCTATTACTACATGTGGCGCGAGCGCCGCCTGCCGGGCAATGTCGATCCCTTCGATTCGCGTGTCGACGACGCACTGGAGCGCGAACGCCTGATGAAGGTATTCACCCAGGGCATGACGCATACCATCGGCTACACGCTGCCGATCATGAAGAACCTCGCCGACCAGTGGCAGACCGGGCCGTGGTTCCTGCGTGCCGAACGCTGTTACCTGTTCCCCGGCGATTCGGCCATGGGTTACCGCCTGCCGATCGACTCGCAGCCGTGGACGGCACAAAGCGATTACCCCTACGTCAATGTGCCGGATGCCGAAATGGCGACCGATCCCTTGGCGACGCACGCCGAACTGCGCGAGCGAGTCAATGCGGCACGTGCCGCCCGCGGGCCGCAGATGCAGGACAGGCGCAGCAGTTCGGCTGCCGGCTTTGCCGAAGTGCATGGCAAGGGCCGCGCCTGGGAAAAGCCGAGCGATACTCGTCCCGGCTTCAAGGAATCCGCCGCCTGGATCACGCGCCTCGCGATGTGCGCCGAGCCGCGCGACGGCAAGCTCTACATCTTCATGCCGCCGACCGAGAAGCTCGACGATTACCTGGAAATCGTTGCTGCCGTCGAGTCGACCGCTGAGGAAATGAACCTGCCGGTGATCATGGAAGGCTACGAGCCGCCGTCCGATCCGCGCCTGACGCATTTCCGTGTGACGCCCGACCCCGGCGTCATCGAAGTCAATATTCACCCGGCCAAGAGCTGGGATCAACTGGTCGAGCAGACGACGCATCTCTACGATGCGGCGCACCTGACCCGCCTGACCACCGAGAAATTCATGGTCGACGGCCGCCACACCGGCACGGGTGGTGGCAATCACTTCGTGCTCGGCGGTGCGACGCCGAACGACTCGCCCTTCCTGCGCCGCCCGGATTTGCTGAAGAGCCTGATCGCCTACTGGCACAATCATCCCAGCCTGTCCTACCTGTTCTCCGGCCTGTTCATCGGCCCGACTAGCCAGGCGCCGCGTGTC
The DNA window shown above is from Quatrionicoccus australiensis and carries:
- a CDS encoding transglutaminase family protein, whose translation is MSIHVALNHVTHYSYDRLINLGPQVIRLRPCPHSRTRILSYSLKVGPEKHFINWQQDPQGNYLARLVFPEKTREFRVEVDLVAEMSVINPFDFFLEPHAEKIPFAYEAGERHELAPYLYKVNYGPEFDKYVAGISREPLRSVDFLVAINAQVQRDIGYTIRMEPGVQTPEETLTKRSGSCRDSAWLLVQVLRHLGLAARFVSGYLIQLTADVKSLDGPSGPEKDFTDLHAWTEVYLPGAGWIGLDPTSGLFAGEGHIPLACTPEPSSAAPISGGIDKCETEFSHHMGVTRFWEAPRVTKPYSDEQWLEIESLGHKIDGTLQELDVRLTQGGEPTFVAVDDPDGAEWNTAALGPTKRIFAADLFHRLREKYAPNGLMHFGQGKWYPGEQLPRWSLNCFWRKDGEPIWNSPALYANESINYGVTAEQAGHFLRRVAERLGVTGEHVFPAFEDVYYYMWRERRLPGNVDPFDSRVDDALERERLMKVFTQGMTHTIGYTLPIMKNLADQWQTGPWFLRAERCYLFPGDSAMGYRLPIDSQPWTAQSDYPYVNVPDAEMATDPLATHAELRERVNAARAARGPQMQDRRSSSAAGFAEVHGKGRAWEKPSDTRPGFKESAAWITRLAMCAEPRDGKLYIFMPPTEKLDDYLEIVAAVESTAEEMNLPVIMEGYEPPSDPRLTHFRVTPDPGVIEVNIHPAKSWDQLVEQTTHLYDAAHLTRLTTEKFMVDGRHTGTGGGNHFVLGGATPNDSPFLRRPDLLKSLIAYWHNHPSLSYLFSGLFIGPTSQAPRVDEARNDSLYELEIAFKQIPQPGGMHANSVPPWLVDRILRNLLTDVTGNTHRSEFCIDKLYSPDGPTGRLGLLELRAFEMPPHARMSLAQQLLLRAMIARFWEQPYEPARLARWGTELHDRFMLPFYAEQDFKDVMQEMTEAGYPFKAEWFAPHFEFRFPKYGDFAVKGIEFELRHALEPWHVMGEEGGAGTTVRYVDSSVERVQVKVKGMAPDRYVLTCNGVPVPLQNTGINGEFVAGVRYRAWQPASCLHPTIGVHAPLVFDLVDTWMQRSLGGCQYHVTHPGGRSFDTFPVNAFEAESRRLARFFRFGHTPGKMSVGTPQISAEHPFTLDLRRS